A genomic segment from Oncorhynchus clarkii lewisi isolate Uvic-CL-2024 chromosome 12, UVic_Ocla_1.0, whole genome shotgun sequence encodes:
- the LOC139420773 gene encoding transmembrane protein 126A-like, translating to MSENSNVVVQKGTSRTVSRALIIQMMAENFERLPELDRKIFTYGPMYLGGNGAFAGLIANSLYRRALNVTQGRFTSNLPMAVLPFLTTVAMYNVAVSKPLLSGDLNCPTCVLIRGALVGAVGAGVYPILLALPVNAGLATRYNTTPLPEKGNVLRFWMNITQPILRKMGVVIVLQVFFGTYLSSRHFDSYLKLIQLSTSNGEELQD from the exons ATGTCAGAAAACAGCAATGTCGTTGTACAGAAAGGCACCAGCCGCACAGTTTCCAGAGCCCTGATCATTCAAATGATGGCGGAAAATTTCGAACGGTTGCCTGAACTTGACAG GAAAATCTTCACCTATGGCCCCATGTACCTGGGAGGTAATGGGGCATTTGCAGGACTGATTGCCAACAGCTTATACAGGAGAGCACTGAATGTCACTCAAGGGCGTTTTACATCAAATCTCCCAATGGCTGTCCTACCATTCTTGACAACAGTGGCCATGTATAATGTAGCTGTATCCAAACCATTATTGTCTG GTGACCTTAACTGTCCAACCTGTGTCCTGATAAGAGGTGCCCTTGTCGGCGCAGTTGGTGCTGGCGTATATCCTATTCTGTTGGCTTTGCCTGTGAATGCAGGCCTTGCAACCAG GTACAACACTACACCATTGCCAGAAAAGGGAAACGTCCTCCGTTTTTGGATGAACATTACCCAACCCATCTTAAGGAAAATGGGTGTTGTGATAGTACTACAGGTGTTCTTTGGAACCTACCTAAGCTCCAGACACTTTGACAGCTACTTGAAGTTGATTCAGTTGTCCACCTCAAATGGCGAGGAGCTTCAGGATTAA